The window CGATTGAAATGGGCATTCGGAGTGAGCGTGGTCACCGCCATTGTCCTTCCCATGGTGATGGGCAATTGGACTCCGTTGCTCAGCCTTGGACTCCTGCTGGCGATCTGGATTGTGACGACTGCCGTTGTGACGCTCCGAGAACGGTTGACGCATGTCACTGGCAATAGTCTCATGGAGCGTCTGGCTGCCGTGCCAAGATCCTACTGGGGGATGCTCGTTGCACACTGTGGGATTGCAGTGTTTATTGTCGGTGTCACGATGGTGAAGGGCTTCGAGACGGAAAAAGATGTGCGGATGAATGTCGGAGAGACGGCGACGATCGGTGACTATACGTTCCGATTTGACGGGGCGCAGGATGTTGTTGGCCCGAATTACACCGCCGCGCGGGGGACGTTCGCGGTGAGTCGTGATGGCCGAGAGGCGACGGTTCTCTACCCTGAGAAGAGGCGGTATACGGCTCAGAATCAGGTCATGACCGAAGCGGCGATTGATCCTGGATTGTTACGGGATCTGTATGTGTCGTTGGGGGAACCGCTCGATGACGGAGCCTGGAGCGTGAGGCTCTACCATAAGCCGTTCGTCGATTGGATTTGGGGCGGATGTTTTATCATGGCTCTGGGTGGTGTGCTCGCCATCAGCGATCGCCGGTATCGCATCGCATGGCGTCGGCAAGAGCCGGCTGTGCCTGCGTCCACTCGAGCCGCAAGGCGAAAAGTGGCATGAACCGCTTTCTTCTGCCGCTGTCCATTTTTATCGTCGTCGTCGTGTTTCTCGGGATCGGGCTGAAGCTCAATCCAAGGGAAATTCCCTCTCCGCTCGTCGGGAAGGCTGCACCGGATTTCTCTCAGCCACAACTCTTCGAGCCAGCCAAAGCGTTTTCGCCTGCGGATATGAAAGGGAAAGTTTGGCTGCTCAATTTTTGGGCCTCGTGGTGCAGTGGATGTAAGACGGAACATCCCGTCCTGATGGATCTGGCCAAGTCCGGTCAAGTGCCGATCTACGGGATGGATTATAAAGACCAACGGGA is drawn from Nitrospira sp. and contains these coding sequences:
- a CDS encoding DsbE family thiol:disulfide interchange protein, whose protein sequence is MNRFLLPLSIFIVVVVFLGIGLKLNPREIPSPLVGKAAPDFSQPQLFEPAKAFSPADMKGKVWLLNFWASWCSGCKTEHPVLMDLAKSGQVPIYGMDYKDQRDEAMTWLSRWGNPYPVVGVDDAGRVGINYGVYGVPETYVIDKQGVIRYKQIGPLDPDTVETKIIPLVKQLEAQ